In the Flagellimonas sp. MMG031 genome, one interval contains:
- a CDS encoding amidohydrolase translates to MSKTLNIALIQTTLHWEDPVSNRKMFDEKIESIPDDVDVIVLPEMFTSGFTMNPGNMEPSEGEITVDWMRALAKDKDSAVVGSIVFQEEDKFYNRLFFVYPDGSFKHYDKKHTFTLAGEDQVYEAGNEKLILDYKGFKICPMICYDLRFPVWSRNVEDYDVLMYVANWPKKRIAAWDTLLKARAIENMAYCIGVNRVGLDGADFEYTGHSAVYDVLGEQLCYSEKEEVLYATLDRAHVEDTRKQLRFLEDRDRFSLIE, encoded by the coding sequence ATGTCCAAAACCTTGAACATTGCTTTGATTCAAACCACATTGCATTGGGAAGACCCGGTAAGCAATAGGAAGATGTTTGATGAGAAAATCGAAAGTATACCAGATGATGTGGATGTTATTGTTCTTCCCGAAATGTTTACCAGTGGCTTTACCATGAACCCCGGAAATATGGAGCCATCGGAAGGGGAGATTACGGTGGATTGGATGAGGGCTTTGGCAAAGGACAAGGACTCGGCCGTGGTCGGGAGCATTGTTTTTCAAGAGGAAGATAAATTTTACAATCGATTGTTTTTTGTCTATCCTGATGGTTCCTTCAAGCATTATGATAAAAAACACACCTTTACCTTGGCAGGAGAGGATCAAGTGTACGAGGCAGGAAACGAAAAACTTATTTTGGACTATAAAGGATTTAAAATCTGCCCCATGATTTGTTACGATTTGCGATTTCCAGTGTGGTCCAGAAATGTGGAGGATTACGATGTGCTGATGTACGTAGCCAACTGGCCCAAGAAAAGAATTGCCGCTTGGGATACGCTGTTGAAAGCAAGGGCGATTGAAAACATGGCTTATTGCATCGGTGTCAATCGTGTAGGTTTGGATGGTGCTGATTTCGAATATACCGGACATTCCGCAGTATACGATGTGCTAGGAGAGCAATTATGTTATTCCGAAAAGGAAGAGGTACTTTACGCCACTTTGGACAGGGCCCATGTCGAAGATACCAGAAAACAATTACGATTTT
- a CDS encoding ankyrin repeat domain-containing protein, whose product MNNKQELFNQIRSGNLETVQKLLNNDPALLEVKDERGSTPLLLAAYYGHTDLVDFLLKKGAKVDALDGSGNTALMGVCFKGYTDIAQKLIDAGANVSQKNAMGATCLIYAVTFNRKDIAEMLLKHGADASVKDARGNTAMDLVKEQGTRKHGTGGTLKTILDVQNLEHCFDSNHIALGRPGKQ is encoded by the coding sequence ACCGTACAAAAGCTACTGAACAACGACCCAGCTTTGCTGGAAGTCAAAGATGAAAGGGGCTCCACACCATTATTGTTGGCCGCATATTATGGCCATACCGATTTGGTAGATTTTTTACTAAAAAAAGGTGCCAAAGTAGATGCCTTGGATGGTTCGGGCAATACCGCACTTATGGGAGTTTGCTTTAAGGGCTATACGGATATTGCCCAAAAACTGATTGATGCTGGTGCCAATGTAAGCCAAAAAAACGCTATGGGCGCTACCTGTCTCATCTACGCAGTCACTTTTAACCGAAAGGATATTGCCGAAATGCTTTTAAAGCATGGGGCCGATGCATCGGTGAAGGATGCACGCGGCAACACCGCCATGGACTTGGTGAAGGAACAAGGAACAAGGAAACACGGAACTGGAGGAACTCTTAAAACAATACTAGATGTCCAAAACCTTGAACATTGCTTTGATTCAAACCACATTGCATTGGGAAGACCCGGTAAGCAATAG